One segment of Humidesulfovibrio mexicanus DNA contains the following:
- a CDS encoding CdaR family protein: MLKNWKDIAIALALAILTWYLLTGREKVEAWVDMSVEMSNAPEGLTIRKGLVSKIEVRVRGPKGLVRSLDRRKWTYSLDVSRLKVGENLVDIDRERIPLSMAYEVVEVKPSRLILTVDRIAKKEVPVIAEWRGNLPHDYRLVEIAVQPETVEVRGAERQVKQMTQVRMALNMDFDDPPSQWSEDVPIKLAEGVEANPGQVKVTLRFGPEVKTAWVRVPVRLETSGEVKAQSAQKHVRVQVEAPVAMLREAEMGREIEDLFAQVVLPDGLKPGRHPVRYELKTPEGLRVLSRQSDTIDVTIRK; encoded by the coding sequence GTGCTGAAGAACTGGAAGGACATCGCCATCGCCCTGGCTTTAGCCATCCTCACCTGGTACCTGCTTACCGGGCGTGAAAAGGTCGAAGCCTGGGTGGACATGAGCGTGGAGATGAGCAACGCGCCCGAAGGGCTTACCATCCGCAAGGGGCTGGTGAGCAAGATCGAGGTGCGGGTGCGCGGGCCAAAAGGGCTGGTGCGCTCTCTTGATCGTCGCAAGTGGACCTATTCGCTGGATGTTTCCCGCCTCAAGGTGGGCGAGAACCTTGTGGACATCGACCGCGAACGCATTCCGCTTTCCATGGCCTACGAGGTGGTGGAGGTCAAGCCCTCGCGGCTTATTCTCACCGTGGACCGCATCGCCAAGAAGGAAGTCCCCGTCATCGCGGAATGGCGCGGAAACCTTCCGCACGACTACCGCCTTGTGGAGATAGCCGTGCAGCCGGAGACCGTTGAGGTGCGCGGGGCCGAACGACAGGTGAAGCAGATGACCCAGGTGCGCATGGCCTTGAACATGGATTTCGACGACCCGCCCTCCCAATGGTCGGAGGATGTGCCCATCAAGCTGGCCGAAGGCGTCGAGGCCAACCCCGGCCAGGTCAAGGTGACCTTGCGCTTTGGCCCGGAAGTGAAGACCGCCTGGGTGCGGGTTCCCGTGCGGCTCGAGACTTCGGGCGAGGTGAAGGCCCAAAGTGCGCAGAAACACGTCCGTGTGCAGGTGGAGGCCCCGGTGGCAATGCTGCGCGAGGCTGAAATGGGACGCGAGATAGAGGATCTTTTCGCACAGGTGGTGCTGCCGGACGGCCTCAAGCCGGGGCGGCATCCCGTGCGCTATGAGTTGAAGACCCCGGAGGGCCTGCGCGTGCTTTCCCGGCAGTCGGACACCATTGACGTGACCATCCGCAAGTAG
- the glmM gene encoding phosphoglucosamine mutase, with amino-acid sequence MREKLFGTDGLRGRVNQYPMTPEIALRLGLAAGQKFRNGKRRHKVIIGKDTRLSGYVFETALTSGFCAVGMDVFLVGPMPTPAISFLTRNLRADLGVVISASHNPFHDNGIKFFDHEGFKLPDEVESEIAALVLAEDPAWDFPAPERVGRAKRIVDSWGRYIVYLQHTFPREMTLSGMKIVLDCAHGAAYGGAPQVFEELGAEVVTMGVSPNGVNINDGCGSLYPDQLAAKVREVGADIGLALDGDADRLIVVDEQGRVLDGDQIMALCAQDMLEQGTLAGGTLVATVMSNMALEMFMRERGGRLLRTPVGDRYVVEAMRREGATLGGEQSGHLIFMEYSTTGDGTLAALQLLRIMCKKNLPLSLLAHLLEPFPQVMVNVRVQKKVPFADLPEVGRAIACVEADLCGRGRVLLRYSGTEPKARVMVEGEDKTRVETYANDIAMLLERCLRS; translated from the coding sequence ATGCGAGAGAAGCTTTTCGGCACAGACGGTCTGCGCGGCCGCGTCAACCAGTATCCCATGACCCCGGAGATCGCCCTGCGCCTGGGCTTGGCCGCTGGGCAGAAGTTCAGAAACGGCAAGCGTCGCCACAAGGTCATCATCGGCAAGGACACGCGCCTGTCCGGCTACGTGTTCGAGACCGCGCTGACCAGCGGCTTTTGTGCTGTGGGCATGGACGTTTTCCTGGTGGGTCCCATGCCCACACCCGCCATCAGCTTCCTCACGCGCAACCTGCGCGCGGACCTGGGCGTGGTCATCTCCGCTTCGCACAATCCGTTCCACGACAACGGCATAAAGTTCTTCGACCACGAAGGGTTCAAGCTGCCCGACGAGGTGGAGAGCGAGATCGCCGCGCTTGTGCTGGCCGAGGATCCCGCCTGGGATTTCCCCGCGCCGGAGCGCGTTGGCCGCGCCAAGCGCATCGTGGATTCCTGGGGCCGCTACATCGTGTATTTGCAGCACACCTTCCCGCGCGAGATGACGCTTTCCGGCATGAAGATCGTGCTGGACTGCGCGCATGGCGCGGCATACGGCGGCGCGCCGCAGGTTTTCGAGGAATTGGGCGCGGAGGTCGTGACCATGGGCGTTTCGCCAAATGGCGTGAACATCAATGATGGCTGCGGCTCCCTGTACCCGGACCAGCTTGCCGCCAAGGTGCGGGAGGTAGGAGCCGACATCGGCCTGGCGCTTGATGGGGACGCCGACAGGCTCATCGTGGTGGATGAACAGGGCCGCGTGCTCGACGGCGATCAGATCATGGCCTTGTGCGCCCAGGACATGCTGGAGCAGGGCACCCTGGCCGGGGGCACGCTGGTGGCAACGGTCATGAGCAACATGGCCCTTGAAATGTTCATGCGCGAGCGGGGCGGCAGGCTTTTGCGCACCCCCGTTGGCGACCGCTACGTGGTGGAGGCCATGCGGCGCGAGGGCGCCACCCTGGGCGGAGAGCAGTCCGGCCACCTCATCTTCATGGAGTATTCCACCACCGGCGATGGCACCTTGGCCGCGCTGCAGCTGCTGCGCATCATGTGCAAGAAGAACCTGCCGCTTTCGCTTTTGGCACATTTGCTGGAGCCCTTCCCCCAGGTCATGGTCAATGTGCGGGTGCAGAAGAAGGTTCCCTTCGCCGACTTGCCAGAGGTGGGCCGGGCCATCGCCTGCGTTGAGGCCGACCTATGCGGACGGGGCAGAGTGCTTTTGCGCTATTCCGGCACGGAGCCCAAGGCCCGCGTCATGGTGGAGGGCGAGGACAAGACCCGCGTGGAGACCTACGCCAACGATATCGCCATGCTGCTTGAACGCTGCCTGCGTTCCTGA
- the galU gene encoding UTP--glucose-1-phosphate uridylyltransferase GalU translates to MDVRKVVIPVAGWGTRSLPATKNIPKEMLPIFKKPVVQYVVEEAQASGIDTVVLITSQNKTIIEDHFDHNLTLENLLERKGKAGQLAEIRDVANMVDIISVRQKIQLGLGHAVLCAREVCKNEPFAVMVGDDLMFGMVPGIKQLLDVAKSENMAVVGVIEVPESKVDRYGIIEGEEFRPGVYRVRSLVEKPAVGAAPSRLAIVGRYVLTPDIFDYLEKLEPGVGGELQLTDALQGLAAKNRLLAVKLRGQRFDAGDWVEYLTANIYFALHDEDLHDDLVRRIQELVPCKGK, encoded by the coding sequence ATGGATGTTCGAAAGGTCGTCATTCCGGTCGCTGGCTGGGGAACCCGCTCGCTTCCCGCAACCAAGAACATCCCCAAGGAGATGCTGCCCATCTTCAAGAAGCCTGTGGTGCAGTACGTGGTGGAGGAGGCGCAGGCCTCGGGCATCGATACCGTGGTGCTCATCACCAGTCAGAACAAGACCATCATCGAAGACCACTTCGACCACAACCTGACCCTTGAGAACCTGCTGGAGCGCAAGGGCAAGGCCGGGCAGTTGGCCGAGATACGCGATGTGGCCAACATGGTGGACATCATCTCCGTGCGCCAGAAGATCCAGCTGGGCCTGGGGCACGCCGTTCTCTGCGCGCGCGAGGTCTGCAAGAACGAACCTTTTGCCGTCATGGTGGGCGACGACCTCATGTTCGGCATGGTGCCCGGCATCAAGCAACTGCTTGACGTGGCCAAGAGCGAGAACATGGCCGTGGTCGGCGTCATCGAGGTGCCCGAAAGCAAGGTGGACCGCTACGGCATCATCGAAGGCGAGGAGTTTCGGCCAGGCGTGTACCGCGTGCGTAGCCTGGTGGAGAAACCCGCCGTGGGCGCGGCGCCGTCCCGCCTGGCCATCGTGGGCCGCTATGTGCTCACCCCGGACATCTTCGACTATCTGGAGAAGCTGGAGCCCGGCGTGGGGGGCGAGTTGCAGCTTACCGACGCCTTGCAGGGCCTTGCAGCAAAGAATCGACTGCTGGCGGTGAAGCTGCGCGGCCAGCGTTTCGACGCCGGGGACTGGGTGGAGTACCTTACCGCCAACATCTATTTCGCCCTGCACGATGAGGACCTGCACGACGACCTCGTGCGCCGCATCCAGGAACTTGTGCCCTGCAAGGGCAAATAA
- the priA gene encoding replication restart helicase PriA: MSRIWQVWLASPPYATLSYLWPDWLSDPVPGLRVLVPLGRGFRVGLLEQPSEAAPEGVELKALLWPLERTPVLDPVTLELVRDLASRHMAHPGRVLELVLPKGLRTAQLRFDVEHRDFARSLSTKALAAMPPERLSALAEVWAQGRMRVRLSQKRQAEEVYACLCADPPWPVRPNAVNQLRLLERLFESGPMSLGVLKAAFGDSGQQALKRLAQAGLVRLGDPDPQLSGDDDAPLVTPDPPDCVPAQGLVATEEQRAALERLLPALESGEAHMSLVHGVTGSGKTHVFLELARRCLERGRSALLLAPEVALASQLWRQARAALPDAEAYFSHGYQTPARREETFSRVAAARGPVLVVGTRSSLFLPLRDLGLVVLDEEHDESYKQEERLPYHAKELAFTRTRRSGALLVLGSATPDVKTFHAAQCGQLPCESMARRVGCRPMPEVRLADISGLKADEPFAPETLNAVRGALAGGEQVIVMLNRRGYAPVMYCTVCEEVPKCPDCQVGLTYHKLRERLVCHYCGFTHPYPMPCSKCGGTVFVPMGDGTERLEEYLHRTLGHDVRVLRMDRDSARRQERLDEILRRFSAGEAQVLVGTQMLSKGHHFPGVTLVVVANADMGLNLPDYRAAERTFQLLVQVSGRAGRGDKPGHVLIQTRNPAHPFWRFVLTADYVGFYEREIAQRKRFRYPPFSRLALLRLSCPADAPHSQEIMSAFAKTLRDLARPLGVDVLGPAPAPLTQLRGRRRFNCLLKCGGWQPIRSLFAAAAQVGNAPEGFRLELDQDPVNML; this comes from the coding sequence GTGAGCCGCATCTGGCAGGTCTGGCTGGCCAGCCCGCCCTATGCCACGCTTTCCTACCTGTGGCCGGACTGGCTTTCGGACCCTGTACCGGGCTTGCGCGTGCTGGTTCCCCTCGGCCGGGGATTTCGCGTCGGCCTACTGGAACAGCCGTCCGAGGCCGCTCCGGAGGGCGTGGAGCTCAAAGCTCTGCTGTGGCCTCTGGAACGCACGCCCGTCCTCGACCCTGTGACCCTTGAGCTTGTGCGGGATCTCGCTTCGCGTCACATGGCCCATCCCGGCCGGGTGCTGGAGCTTGTGCTGCCCAAGGGACTGCGCACCGCGCAATTGCGCTTCGATGTCGAGCACAGGGATTTCGCCCGCAGTCTGTCCACCAAGGCCCTTGCGGCCATGCCACCGGAGCGCCTGTCCGCCCTGGCCGAAGTTTGGGCCCAGGGGCGGATGCGCGTACGCCTGAGTCAGAAACGCCAAGCCGAGGAAGTCTACGCCTGTCTGTGCGCCGATCCTCCTTGGCCAGTTCGGCCCAACGCGGTGAACCAGCTCCGCCTGCTGGAGCGGCTCTTCGAGTCCGGCCCCATGAGTCTGGGCGTGCTCAAGGCCGCCTTTGGTGATTCCGGCCAGCAGGCCCTCAAGCGTCTTGCCCAGGCCGGGCTGGTGCGCCTGGGCGATCCTGACCCCCAACTTTCCGGCGACGACGATGCCCCGCTTGTGACGCCAGACCCGCCGGACTGCGTCCCGGCCCAGGGACTCGTCGCCACCGAGGAGCAGCGCGCGGCTTTGGAGCGGCTTTTGCCCGCGCTTGAAAGCGGTGAGGCGCACATGTCGCTGGTGCATGGCGTCACAGGCAGCGGCAAGACCCATGTGTTTCTGGAGCTTGCGCGGCGCTGCCTGGAACGTGGCCGCAGTGCGCTTCTGCTGGCGCCGGAGGTGGCCCTCGCCAGCCAATTGTGGCGGCAGGCGCGCGCGGCCCTGCCGGACGCAGAGGCCTATTTCTCCCACGGGTACCAAACGCCCGCGCGGCGCGAGGAGACGTTTTCCCGCGTTGCGGCGGCAAGGGGGCCGGTGCTTGTGGTGGGGACTCGTTCCTCGCTGTTTTTGCCCCTGCGCGATCTGGGGCTTGTGGTGCTTGATGAGGAACACGACGAGTCCTACAAGCAGGAGGAGCGTCTGCCCTACCACGCCAAGGAACTGGCCTTCACCCGCACACGCCGCTCCGGCGCGCTTCTAGTGCTGGGCAGCGCCACTCCGGATGTGAAAACCTTCCACGCCGCGCAGTGTGGGCAGCTGCCCTGCGAGAGCATGGCCCGGCGGGTCGGCTGTCGGCCCATGCCGGAGGTGCGCCTTGCCGACATCTCCGGTCTCAAGGCCGACGAGCCCTTTGCCCCGGAGACCCTGAACGCCGTGCGCGGGGCCCTGGCCGGGGGCGAACAGGTCATCGTCATGCTGAACCGCAGGGGCTACGCACCGGTGATGTACTGCACGGTTTGCGAAGAGGTGCCCAAGTGTCCGGACTGCCAGGTCGGCCTCACCTACCACAAGTTGCGCGAGCGCCTGGTGTGTCACTATTGCGGGTTCACCCATCCGTACCCCATGCCCTGCTCCAAGTGCGGCGGGACAGTGTTTGTCCCCATGGGCGACGGCACCGAGCGTCTTGAGGAATACCTCCACCGGACTTTGGGACATGACGTGCGCGTGTTGCGCATGGACCGCGACAGCGCACGGAGGCAGGAACGGCTGGACGAGATTCTGCGCCGCTTTTCCGCAGGCGAGGCGCAGGTGCTGGTGGGGACCCAGATGCTGTCCAAGGGGCACCACTTTCCCGGAGTCACGCTGGTGGTCGTCGCCAACGCGGACATGGGTCTCAACCTGCCGGACTACCGCGCCGCCGAACGCACCTTCCAGCTGTTGGTGCAGGTTTCCGGCCGGGCGGGCAGGGGCGACAAGCCTGGCCATGTGCTCATCCAGACGCGCAACCCGGCGCATCCGTTCTGGCGGTTCGTGCTCACTGCCGATTATGTCGGCTTCTACGAACGGGAGATCGCCCAGCGGAAGCGGTTTCGGTATCCGCCGTTTTCTCGGCTGGCGCTTTTGCGTCTATCCTGCCCTGCCGATGCGCCCCACAGCCAGGAAATCATGTCTGCCTTCGCCAAGACCCTGCGGGATCTGGCCCGGCCCCTCGGGGTGGACGTGCTCGGCCCCGCTCCGGCTCCGCTGACGCAGCTCAGGGGGCGCAGACGGTTCAACTGCCTGCTCAAATGCGGGGGCTGGCAGCCCATCCGTTCCCTGTTCGCAGCGGCGGCTCAGGTCGGCAACGCTCCGGAGGGGTTCCGGCTGGAGCTGGATCAGGACCCAGTGAACATGCTGTGA
- a CDS encoding OmpH family outer membrane protein, protein MKYCALLPLLFLILVALAPRTAWAQQKIGFVDPQRVVNGTRLGQTAKADLARYVAEKKRRASESAAQVAALRKEAEAVALSAAERVRRDEAYHRKSRQHELLLQENARDIKAEEAKLLQYVMRRADAVLEEIGKKGGYAIIITDPSAVGYVDTSTADLTERVARELDARSK, encoded by the coding sequence ATGAAGTATTGCGCATTGCTTCCCCTGCTGTTCCTGATTCTTGTAGCGCTTGCCCCAAGGACCGCCTGGGCGCAGCAGAAGATCGGTTTCGTGGACCCGCAGCGCGTGGTGAACGGAACCCGGTTGGGGCAGACAGCAAAGGCCGACCTCGCCCGCTATGTGGCGGAGAAGAAGCGCCGCGCCAGCGAGAGTGCGGCCCAGGTGGCCGCATTGCGCAAGGAGGCCGAGGCTGTTGCGCTTTCCGCCGCAGAGCGGGTCCGGCGCGACGAGGCCTATCACCGCAAGAGCCGACAGCACGAGTTGCTGCTGCAGGAGAATGCCCGGGACATCAAGGCCGAGGAGGCCAAGCTGCTGCAGTACGTCATGCGCCGCGCCGATGCCGTGCTGGAAGAAATCGGCAAAAAGGGCGGCTACGCCATCATCATCACCGATCCCTCCGCCGTGGGCTACGTGGACACGTCCACTGCGGACCTTACCGAGCGCGTGGCGCGCGAACTGGACGCAAGGAGCAAATGA
- a CDS encoding M48 family metalloprotease — protein MNRRAFILGLAATALPAALPGSAMAGFLDSIMDPASKESKLLSGAVSVLSSTQQMDYKNERLIGERLAVEGLRRYGMPVQNKGLQHYVNLVGMAVAVNSPRPNIPYRFVVVDSEVQNAFACPGGIIFVTQALVGTMTTEAQLAGILAHEVGHVSLRHALKSIQRAQFFSGVGKITAATMKGDKGAQFENMINDLQNVLFDKGLDQNMEYEADASAMQTAYRTGYTPAGITETLQALQKLEAKSTKKGSWFSTHPPLPSRIAKNQAAMRQYPDAATLAVLPDRFAAQTK, from the coding sequence ATGAACAGACGCGCATTCATCCTGGGACTTGCCGCCACGGCGCTGCCTGCGGCCCTGCCCGGCTCGGCCATGGCCGGCTTCCTCGACTCCATAATGGACCCTGCCTCCAAGGAGAGCAAACTCCTTTCCGGCGCAGTGAGCGTGCTTTCCAGCACACAGCAGATGGACTACAAGAACGAGCGGCTCATCGGCGAACGCCTGGCCGTGGAGGGCTTGCGCCGCTACGGAATGCCCGTGCAGAACAAGGGCCTTCAGCACTACGTCAACCTCGTTGGCATGGCCGTCGCCGTCAACTCGCCCCGCCCCAACATCCCCTACCGCTTCGTGGTGGTGGACAGCGAGGTCCAGAACGCCTTCGCCTGCCCCGGCGGCATCATCTTCGTCACCCAGGCGCTAGTGGGGACCATGACCACAGAAGCCCAGTTGGCGGGCATACTTGCACACGAGGTGGGCCATGTGTCCCTGCGGCACGCCTTGAAAAGCATCCAACGGGCCCAGTTCTTCAGCGGGGTCGGAAAAATCACCGCGGCGACCATGAAGGGCGACAAGGGCGCACAGTTCGAAAACATGATCAACGACCTGCAGAACGTGCTCTTCGACAAGGGCCTGGATCAGAACATGGAATACGAGGCGGACGCCAGCGCCATGCAGACCGCCTACCGCACGGGCTACACCCCTGCAGGCATAACCGAGACCCTGCAGGCGCTCCAGAAGCTGGAGGCCAAGTCCACGAAAAAGGGCTCCTGGTTCTCCACCCACCCGCCCCTGCCCTCGCGCATCGCCAAGAACCAGGCGGCAATGCGCCAGTACCCGGACGCCGCCACCCTGGCCGTCCTGCCGGACAGGTTCGCGGCGCAGACGAAATAG
- a CDS encoding SH3 domain-containing protein has product MNKGTPLLAALGGALLLAAPALAQDRLFVASEGAKLKADKSASSDTVAELPVGTPLTVQGQEDSWYKVSTGGHSGWIYRGKVAASPPEASKQGGDNLFGSAGASTIMVSEADSARSMRGLNASEQQAAKEAGRAPRPLSDYQHALDAVLAQKVDKKELESFLKAGRIGEYAK; this is encoded by the coding sequence ATGAACAAAGGAACACCTCTGCTGGCGGCATTGGGCGGAGCGCTGCTCCTGGCGGCGCCCGCGCTGGCCCAGGACAGGCTCTTCGTGGCCTCCGAAGGGGCCAAGCTCAAGGCGGACAAAAGCGCCTCCTCGGATACCGTGGCCGAACTACCCGTGGGCACGCCCCTCACGGTCCAAGGCCAGGAGGACAGCTGGTACAAGGTCTCCACCGGCGGCCACAGCGGCTGGATCTACCGTGGCAAGGTTGCTGCCAGCCCACCGGAAGCATCCAAGCAGGGCGGCGACAACCTTTTCGGCTCCGCCGGAGCCAGCACCATCATGGTCAGCGAGGCCGACAGCGCGCGCAGTATGCGCGGGCTGAACGCCAGCGAACAGCAGGCCGCCAAGGAGGCCGGACGCGCGCCCAGGCCCTTGTCCGACTACCAGCACGCTCTGGATGCCGTGCTGGCCCAGAAGGTGGACAAGAAGGAGTTGGAAAGCTTTCTCAAGGCCGGGCGCATCGGCGAATACGCCAAGTAG
- a CDS encoding HD domain-containing protein, protein MLSRDDAFTLLATHVPDPALRAHCLESEAVLRALAMRLGQDAELWGITGLLHDLDYATTKDAPARHGLDSAELLAGLLSEDALAAIRAHNAEHTGFAPATPLDFALRCGETVTGLIHTNALVRPARMEGMDAKSLKKKMKDKAFAASVNRETIGECQKLGLEQAEFFTLAIAAVAGVAKDVGLA, encoded by the coding sequence ATGCTTTCCCGCGACGATGCGTTCACCCTGCTTGCCACGCATGTGCCGGACCCGGCCCTGCGCGCCCACTGCCTGGAATCCGAGGCCGTACTGCGCGCCCTGGCTATGCGTCTGGGCCAGGATGCCGAGCTTTGGGGCATCACCGGCCTGCTGCACGACCTGGACTACGCCACCACCAAGGACGCCCCGGCGCGTCATGGGCTCGATTCCGCCGAACTGCTGGCCGGACTGCTGTCCGAGGACGCCCTTGCGGCAATCCGCGCCCACAACGCCGAGCACACGGGCTTCGCGCCCGCCACGCCCCTGGACTTCGCCCTGCGCTGCGGCGAGACCGTCACCGGACTCATCCACACCAACGCCCTTGTGCGCCCCGCGCGCATGGAGGGCATGGACGCCAAAAGCCTCAAGAAAAAGATGAAGGACAAGGCCTTCGCAGCCAGCGTCAACCGCGAGACCATTGGCGAGTGCCAGAAGCTGGGTCTGGAGCAGGCGGAGTTCTTCACCCTGGCCATCGCGGCCGTGGCAGGGGTGGCCAAGGACGTGGGACTGGCCTGA
- a CDS encoding NAD(P)H-dependent oxidoreductase: protein MIVSIILGHPDPQSFNHAIAAIAQRTLLDMGCEARLHDLCAEGFDPVLPATETARDAVLSPLVEQHCREIREADGLIIVHPNWWGMPPAVMKGWIDRVLRPGVAYAFLPGDGGEGVPVGLLKPMRAMVFNTSNTPTQREQDVFGDPLERLWRDCVLCFCGVRAVTRRMFSVICTSTPEQRAAWLSEVSENVRREFSPTAAA from the coding sequence ATGATCGTCTCCATCATCCTCGGCCACCCTGACCCGCAAAGCTTCAACCACGCCATCGCCGCCATCGCCCAGCGGACGCTGCTCGATATGGGCTGCGAGGCGCGGCTGCACGACCTCTGCGCCGAAGGCTTCGACCCCGTGCTGCCTGCGACGGAGACAGCCCGCGACGCCGTTCTTTCCCCGCTGGTGGAGCAGCATTGTCGCGAGATCCGCGAGGCGGACGGGCTCATCATCGTGCATCCCAATTGGTGGGGTATGCCCCCGGCCGTCATGAAGGGCTGGATAGACCGGGTGCTGCGGCCGGGAGTGGCCTACGCCTTCCTTCCAGGCGATGGAGGCGAGGGCGTGCCCGTGGGCCTGCTCAAGCCCATGCGCGCCATGGTGTTCAACACCTCCAACACGCCCACCCAGCGCGAGCAGGATGTGTTCGGCGACCCGCTGGAACGCCTCTGGCGCGACTGCGTGCTCTGCTTTTGCGGTGTGCGGGCGGTTACGCGACGCATGTTCAGCGTCATCTGCACCAGCACCCCGGAACAGCGCGCCGCTTGGCTTTCCGAAGTATCAGAAAACGTGCGCCGGGAGTTTTCTCCCACGGCCGCAGCCTGA
- a CDS encoding ABC transporter ATP-binding protein — protein sequence MSALLELFEVSRTYVASRGLLGLHHGQVRAVDGVSLAVRQGESLGLVGESGCGKSTLARCAMGLEPLSGGRVAFQDRDIRAWPEKDLRRQMQMIFQDPYSSLNPRMRIGAIVAEPLDIHNIGNKAERKSRVLELLRLVGLPDSMAGRYPHQLSGGQRQRVAVARALALNPALVVCDEPVSALDVSIQAQVLLLLQDLREKLGLTYLFISHDLAVVGQVCDRIAVMYLGRVVEAAPALALINGPRHPYTAALLSAVPVPDPGRRPERQHLAGEPPSPLDPPTGCPFHPRCPKAMKRCAKEFPPAFDTADPAQPGDGPRFAHCWLHAPQT from the coding sequence ATGAGCGCCCTGCTGGAGCTTTTCGAGGTCTCGCGGACCTATGTCGCCAGCCGGGGCCTGCTTGGCCTGCATCACGGCCAGGTGCGCGCAGTGGACGGAGTGAGCCTGGCCGTGCGCCAAGGAGAAAGCCTGGGCTTGGTGGGCGAAAGCGGGTGCGGCAAGTCCACCCTGGCCCGCTGCGCCATGGGTCTGGAGCCGCTTTCAGGCGGCCGCGTCGCATTCCAGGACCGCGACATCCGCGCCTGGCCGGAAAAGGATCTGCGCAGACAAATGCAAATGATCTTCCAGGATCCGTATTCGTCCCTGAATCCGCGTATGCGCATCGGCGCCATTGTGGCCGAACCGCTGGACATCCACAACATCGGGAACAAAGCGGAGCGGAAGTCACGGGTGCTGGAACTGCTGCGCCTCGTGGGCCTGCCGGATTCCATGGCCGGGCGCTACCCGCATCAGCTCTCCGGCGGACAGCGGCAACGCGTGGCCGTGGCGCGCGCACTGGCGCTGAACCCGGCCCTGGTGGTCTGCGACGAACCCGTGAGCGCCCTGGACGTGTCCATCCAGGCCCAGGTGCTGCTCCTGCTCCAGGACCTGCGCGAAAAGTTGGGCCTCACTTACCTGTTCATCTCCCACGATCTGGCCGTGGTGGGCCAGGTGTGCGACCGCATCGCCGTCATGTACCTGGGCCGCGTGGTGGAGGCCGCCCCGGCCCTGGCCCTGATCAATGGGCCCAGGCACCCGTACACGGCCGCCCTGCTCTCCGCCGTGCCCGTGCCCGACCCCGGCCGCAGGCCCGAACGGCAGCATCTCGCGGGCGAACCGCCCAGTCCGCTCGACCCGCCGACAGGCTGCCCGTTCCACCCTCGCTGTCCCAAGGCCATGAAACGCTGCGCCAAAGAATTCCCCCCGGCCTTCGACACCGCAGACCCCGCACAGCCCGGCGACGGCCCGCGTTTCGCCCACTGCTGGCTGCACGCGCCACAAACCTGA
- a CDS encoding ABC transporter ATP-binding protein gives MNQQSGDTSSVPLLDIRGLTTAFARQSGGSGAAAVARAVDTVSLTVRQGETLAVVGESGCGKTVLALSVLGLIPDPPGRVIGGEALFHGQDLLAMDEAQLQGVRGEHMAMIFQEPMTSLNPVFRVGEQVAEGYRLHKRATRAEAHERAVEMLGLVGIPNPRERANSYPHELSGGMRQRVMIAMALVNDPELLFADEPTTALDVTIQAQILDLMRRLQAEKGSGVMLITHDLGVVAETAHRVAVMYAGQVVEEAPAADLFAHPAHPYTQGLMASVPRLGVRRTLAPIPGMVPGIFDLPAGCRFRPRCAHAHARCQEIPPLFPTGTGSAARCWLCESSGAAAGARGPA, from the coding sequence ATGAACCAGCAGTCCGGCGACACATCCTCCGTCCCCCTCCTCGATATCCGGGGGCTGACCACGGCCTTCGCCCGCCAGTCGGGCGGCAGTGGGGCCGCAGCCGTCGCCAGGGCGGTTGATACCGTGAGCCTGACCGTTCGGCAAGGCGAAACCCTGGCCGTGGTGGGCGAGAGCGGCTGCGGCAAGACCGTGCTGGCCCTCTCGGTGCTGGGGCTCATCCCCGATCCGCCGGGCCGCGTCATCGGAGGCGAGGCGCTCTTTCACGGCCAAGACCTGCTGGCCATGGACGAGGCCCAGTTGCAAGGCGTGCGCGGCGAGCACATGGCCATGATCTTTCAGGAGCCCATGACCTCGCTCAATCCGGTGTTCCGCGTGGGCGAGCAGGTGGCCGAGGGCTACCGTCTGCACAAACGCGCCACCCGCGCCGAGGCCCACGAACGCGCCGTGGAGATGCTCGGCCTGGTGGGCATTCCCAATCCGCGAGAGCGCGCAAACAGCTATCCACACGAGCTTTCCGGCGGAATGCGCCAGCGGGTGATGATCGCCATGGCCCTCGTCAACGACCCGGAACTGCTTTTCGCCGACGAACCCACAACGGCGCTTGATGTCACCATCCAGGCGCAGATCCTCGACCTCATGCGCCGCCTGCAGGCCGAGAAAGGCTCCGGCGTCATGCTCATCACCCACGATCTGGGCGTGGTTGCGGAAACAGCGCACCGCGTGGCCGTGATGTACGCCGGACAGGTGGTGGAGGAAGCCCCGGCGGCCGACCTCTTCGCACATCCGGCGCACCCGTATACCCAGGGGCTCATGGCCTCCGTGCCGCGCCTTGGCGTACGGCGCACGCTGGCCCCCATTCCCGGCATGGTGCCAGGCATCTTCGACCTGCCCGCAGGCTGCCGCTTTCGCCCGCGCTGCGCCCACGCCCATGCGCGCTGCCAGGAAATCCCGCCGCTCTTCCCCACCGGGACGGGAAGCGCCGCCCGTTGCTGGCTCTGCGAGTCCTCCGGCGCAGCAGCCGGTGCCCGAGGCCCGGCATGA